The following coding sequences lie in one Tichowtungia aerotolerans genomic window:
- a CDS encoding helix-turn-helix domain-containing protein, with product MRVPKEIGEAVVILLQPYTEHHLTVQDIEEMLVEKEFLPEPEQEKLLSRKEAAAALHVSVPTVDRMLQDGELVPCRVRGRVFIRQSDVDQILRGR from the coding sequence ATGAGAGTGCCGAAAGAAATCGGGGAAGCGGTTGTGATTCTGCTTCAGCCGTACACGGAACATCACCTGACGGTTCAGGACATCGAAGAGATGCTGGTCGAAAAAGAGTTCCTGCCTGAACCGGAGCAGGAAAAGCTACTGAGCCGCAAAGAAGCGGCGGCGGCGTTACATGTGTCCGTGCCGACGGTGGATCGGATGCTGCAGGACGGGGAGCTGGTTCCGTGCCGGGTGCGCGGGCGGGTGTTTATCCGGCAGTCGGATGTGGATCAGATTTTGAGGGGCAGATAA
- a CDS encoding RNA-binding domain-containing protein, translating into MFGNYDTEQLRELIRGGEGLTLEFKTCRSAINRDVYDTVCAFLNRHGGIILLGVEDDGNPAGVDPTAIDQIRKDFVTAINNPQKISPPTYLSIAETELDGAKLLHVYVPESSQVHRCNGRIYDRNEDGDLDITNHTAQVARLYQRKQATYSENKVYPHIQIEDLRADLIERCRKHVRINRKNHPWVEMDDAELVKSAQLYQTDPESGKQGVTLAGVMLLGTDYQILQACPAHRTDLILRKVNVDRYDDRDLVRTNLIDSYDRILDFIRKHLPDPFYLEGTDRKSLREAIFREVASNLLIHREYASGIPARLVIEYGKVTSFNANRPHGFGALDPETFAPYPKNPVIGAFFREIDRADELGSGMRNMVRYGKTYGGTDPQLIEGDEFKMIISVPEFEEKGAGQSSPTVSGKTSGKTSGKILKFVGENGQITIPELAETIGVTERSVERAIQKLQMQGLLKRIGPAKGGRWEVAGKE; encoded by the coding sequence ATGTTTGGAAATTACGATACAGAACAGTTGCGGGAGCTGATTCGCGGGGGCGAAGGGCTGACACTGGAATTCAAGACCTGCCGCAGTGCGATCAACCGCGATGTGTACGATACCGTCTGTGCGTTTCTCAACCGTCATGGCGGTATCATTCTGCTTGGGGTGGAAGACGACGGCAACCCGGCGGGAGTTGACCCGACGGCCATTGATCAAATCCGAAAGGATTTTGTAACGGCAATCAATAACCCGCAGAAAATCAGCCCGCCCACCTATCTTTCCATTGCTGAAACCGAGCTGGACGGAGCCAAACTGCTGCATGTCTATGTTCCGGAGAGCTCGCAGGTTCATCGCTGCAATGGCCGAATTTACGACCGCAACGAAGATGGCGATTTGGACATTACGAACCACACGGCGCAGGTTGCCCGGCTGTATCAGCGCAAACAGGCAACCTACAGCGAAAATAAGGTCTATCCGCACATTCAGATTGAAGACCTCCGGGCCGACCTGATTGAGCGCTGCCGGAAACACGTCCGGATTAATCGTAAAAATCATCCGTGGGTGGAAATGGACGATGCGGAGCTGGTCAAAAGTGCTCAGCTCTACCAGACCGACCCAGAAAGCGGCAAGCAGGGCGTAACACTGGCCGGAGTTATGCTGCTTGGAACTGATTACCAGATATTGCAGGCATGTCCTGCACACCGTACCGACCTGATTCTGCGTAAAGTCAATGTGGATCGCTATGATGACCGCGACCTGGTTCGCACCAACCTGATCGACAGCTACGACCGGATTCTCGACTTCATCCGCAAGCACCTGCCCGACCCGTTCTATCTGGAAGGAACGGATCGAAAAAGCCTGCGCGAAGCCATCTTCCGCGAAGTGGCGTCTAATCTGCTGATTCACCGTGAATATGCCAGTGGCATTCCTGCTCGACTCGTGATCGAATACGGCAAAGTCACCTCCTTTAACGCCAACCGCCCACATGGATTTGGCGCGCTCGACCCTGAAACCTTTGCGCCGTACCCGAAAAACCCCGTCATCGGCGCATTCTTCCGGGAGATTGACCGGGCCGATGAACTCGGCTCCGGCATGCGCAACATGGTGCGTTATGGAAAAACCTATGGCGGAACCGATCCGCAGCTCATCGAAGGCGATGAGTTTAAAATGATCATCAGTGTCCCGGAATTTGAGGAAAAAGGGGCAGGGCAGAGTTCACCCACAGTGTCGGGGAAAACGTCGGGGAAAACGTCGGGGAAAATTTTAAAATTTGTCGGGGAAAACGGACAAATAACGATTCCTGAATTGGCTGAAACGATTGGGGTTACAGAGCGTTCAGTAGAGCGGGCAATTCAAAAATTACAGATGCAAGGTTTATTAAAGCGTATCGGTCCCGCCAAAGGTGGCCGATG
- a CDS encoding phage portal protein family protein, which produces MRYICSTKDHGYRDSTNPLRGLNMQRLVALQESGERGEYADLMWFYYYMERSDAMIHSVIQRRRAALLSLDWDVRIVSQEDDNPLAQEQADFLRMVYDNIDNFREAVSFLFTGFFRGFAHLEKHWSPGGLIERLEPVEQWFWVRDGLFGDWEYNAGAVSGHRRGETIKPENFITLETAALDRILSVLYLRKNLSQTDWDSFLSVYGIPSIFLVGPPNADDAKQKEYQAVAEQILSNGRGFLPHESDIKFVTGGGEKPPFHDQIKYLDEQITIAATGGLLTMLAQPGSGTLAGSAHQDSFLQIAKSDAVTLAGVLQNAIDVPLLAEYFPGQPPLAYFEFSPGLNHATSQVVQDAIDLKTAGMQIDPAELSEKTGYTLTEKQSG; this is translated from the coding sequence ATGCGCTACATCTGCTCAACCAAAGACCACGGCTACCGCGACTCCACCAACCCGCTGCGCGGACTCAACATGCAGCGGCTTGTCGCCCTGCAGGAATCCGGCGAACGCGGCGAATACGCCGACTTGATGTGGTTTTACTACTACATGGAACGCTCCGACGCGATGATCCATTCGGTCATCCAGCGGCGCCGGGCCGCGTTGCTCTCTCTCGACTGGGATGTGCGCATCGTTTCGCAGGAAGATGACAACCCGCTTGCTCAGGAACAGGCCGATTTCCTGCGCATGGTCTACGATAACATCGACAACTTCCGCGAAGCCGTCTCATTTCTCTTCACCGGCTTTTTCCGTGGCTTCGCCCACCTCGAAAAGCATTGGAGCCCCGGCGGGCTGATCGAACGGCTGGAGCCGGTTGAACAGTGGTTTTGGGTGCGTGATGGCCTGTTCGGCGATTGGGAATACAACGCCGGAGCCGTGTCCGGTCATCGGCGCGGCGAAACGATCAAGCCGGAAAACTTCATCACCCTTGAAACCGCCGCGCTCGACCGCATCCTCAGCGTTTTGTATCTGCGCAAAAACCTTTCCCAGACCGATTGGGATTCGTTCCTGTCGGTTTACGGCATCCCGTCGATTTTCTTGGTCGGACCGCCCAACGCCGACGACGCCAAACAAAAGGAATATCAGGCCGTCGCCGAGCAGATTCTATCCAACGGGCGAGGATTCCTTCCGCACGAAAGCGATATCAAGTTTGTGACCGGGGGAGGGGAGAAGCCGCCGTTCCATGATCAGATCAAATATCTCGATGAGCAGATCACCATTGCCGCCACTGGCGGACTGCTCACTATGCTTGCCCAGCCCGGCAGCGGAACGCTCGCCGGCAGTGCTCATCAGGACAGCTTCTTGCAGATTGCCAAGTCGGACGCGGTCACCCTTGCGGGTGTTTTGCAGAACGCGATTGACGTTCCGCTGCTTGCCGAATACTTCCCCGGTCAGCCCCCGCTGGCGTACTTTGAATTCTCGCCCGGACTCAATCACGCCACCAGCCAGGTAGTGCAGGACGCCATCGACCTTAAAACCGCCGGTATGCAGATCGATCCCGCCGAACTTTCCGAAAAGACCGGCTACACCCTCACTGAAAAACAATCCGGTTGA
- a CDS encoding phage protease yields MNLILNRFFELPEDGWYQLAPLGEFPHAAAGVTQIIDEAACSRMVATFETIKNASDNFPGLLIDFDHFSLDAAKHSEAAGWITDLKLVPNGGGLFAQIRWSDIGEAAVKGGRYRFLSPVWAKSDCEDLGNDRLRPVRLLNAAVTNDPNLKGILPLSNRNSERPVDSASLYRDPLTQKEKTMQPVIDALLNKLNLPADTAEADLIAAIENMATADETAALTNRAETAESSLADLQTAQLEADADAFLEDNAALIENRDEVRAQFIENRTTTEAVFKNLKAPNPDTPTPTDPHTSHARPQPLHNRASKVAATRNRDAAASESKAVKIRNRTSEIMKTESIGYPAAFRRAEQEFTD; encoded by the coding sequence ATGAACCTTATTCTAAATCGGTTTTTTGAACTTCCCGAGGACGGCTGGTATCAGCTCGCCCCGCTTGGTGAGTTTCCCCATGCCGCCGCCGGAGTCACCCAGATCATTGACGAGGCCGCTTGCTCTCGGATGGTCGCAACGTTTGAGACAATCAAAAACGCTTCCGATAATTTCCCCGGCCTGCTGATCGACTTCGATCATTTCTCACTCGATGCAGCCAAGCATTCCGAAGCCGCAGGCTGGATCACCGATTTGAAATTGGTACCCAACGGCGGCGGGCTGTTCGCCCAGATCCGCTGGAGCGACATCGGTGAGGCCGCCGTGAAAGGCGGACGCTACCGCTTCCTGTCCCCGGTCTGGGCGAAGTCGGACTGCGAAGACCTTGGAAACGACCGCCTTCGTCCGGTTCGTCTGTTGAATGCTGCCGTAACCAATGACCCCAATTTAAAGGGGATTTTGCCCCTTTCAAACCGCAATTCCGAGAGGCCGGTTGATTCAGCCTCTTTATATAGAGACCCGTTAACTCAAAAGGAGAAAACCATGCAACCTGTCATTGATGCTTTGCTCAATAAACTGAATCTGCCCGCCGATACCGCCGAGGCCGATCTGATCGCCGCCATCGAAAACATGGCCACGGCGGATGAAACTGCTGCGCTCACCAACCGGGCGGAAACCGCCGAAAGCTCGCTCGCCGACCTTCAGACCGCCCAGCTCGAAGCGGACGCCGATGCCTTCCTCGAAGACAACGCCGCCCTCATCGAAAACCGCGACGAAGTCCGCGCTCAGTTTATTGAAAACCGCACCACCACCGAGGCGGTATTCAAAAACCTCAAGGCTCCCAACCCCGATACTCCCACACCCACCGACCCCCATACTTCCCATGCCCGCCCGCAGCCTCTCCACAACCGTGCTTCAAAGGTTGCAGCGACCCGTAACCGTGACGCCGCCGCCTCTGAATCCAAGGCGGTCAAAATCCGCAATCGCACGTCCGAAATCATGAAAACGGAAAGCATCGGCTACCCCGCCGCCTTCCGCCGCGCCGAACAGGAATTCACTGACTAA
- a CDS encoding DUF4376 domain-containing protein: protein MKIVETGFGKWKKGGQFYKIAPSAGQTLAQMRAEAEAAGYSLVTPSALEKAAMLKKREIASARYDAEFAGFTDPASGLFIRTDERTRSLLTAAKLRAQANAAYLVENWKTADGSFITLDAPTIIALEAAVHDFIEAQFAKEAALVTQIDSATTTQEVNAITW from the coding sequence ATGAAAATTGTTGAAACAGGATTTGGTAAATGGAAGAAGGGCGGGCAGTTCTACAAAATCGCACCGTCTGCCGGACAGACATTGGCGCAGATGCGGGCCGAAGCCGAGGCTGCCGGCTATTCGCTGGTTACGCCGTCTGCACTGGAAAAGGCGGCCATGCTCAAAAAGCGCGAGATTGCATCCGCCCGCTACGACGCCGAATTTGCGGGCTTCACCGACCCGGCCAGCGGCCTGTTCATTCGAACCGACGAGCGCACCCGCTCTCTGCTCACCGCCGCCAAGCTTCGCGCTCAGGCCAATGCTGCATACCTCGTCGAAAACTGGAAAACCGCAGACGGCTCATTCATTACGCTCGATGCGCCGACCATCATCGCGCTCGAAGCCGCCGTGCACGACTTCATCGAAGCCCAGTTCGCCAAAGAGGCGGCACTCGTCACCCAGATCGACTCCGCCACCACCACCCAAGAGGTCAACGCCATCACTTGGTAG
- a CDS encoding C40 family peptidase, whose protein sequence is MRLLQYEGISNLSRATRFFTWSRTTHTAIEFDDGRVCEAWKCPEQDGVRIVSSLHAQHTPGTIVKAYHLPELSAMQAEDFISWLIGQEGKPYAFWGGITRFLTRRDPQPYNPQTFRIEDYDPKNWFCSCLAFAGLMHVDFKLLDRIPP, encoded by the coding sequence ATGCGCTTACTACAGTATGAGGGAATCAGTAATTTGAGTCGCGCCACCCGGTTCTTCACATGGAGCCGCACCACGCACACCGCCATCGAATTCGATGACGGGCGTGTCTGCGAAGCCTGGAAATGCCCGGAGCAGGACGGGGTACGCATCGTCTCATCGCTCCATGCGCAGCACACCCCCGGAACCATCGTAAAAGCCTATCACCTGCCGGAGCTGTCCGCCATGCAGGCCGAAGACTTCATCTCATGGCTGATCGGGCAGGAGGGCAAGCCGTACGCCTTTTGGGGCGGCATCACCCGCTTTCTCACCCGCCGCGACCCGCAACCCTACAACCCGCAAACCTTCCGCATCGAAGACTACGACCCGAAAAACTGGTTCTGCAGCTGTTTGGCCTTTGCCGGCCTCATGCATGTTGACTTCAAACTCCTCGACCGCATCCCCCCGTGA